A single genomic interval of Anopheles marshallii chromosome 2, idAnoMarsDA_429_01, whole genome shotgun sequence harbors:
- the LOC128718602 gene encoding thioester-containing protein 1 allele S3-like, producing MWQFIRSHILTVLIFIGAAHGILVVGPKSIRANQDYTVVISNFNLNMSKVDVMLRITGHSDNRTNILDLTKTVEMPVDLSAGNYKIAIDGQRGFSFHKEAELVHLSKTIAGLIQIDKPVYKPGDTVNFRVIVLDSELKPPARVKSIHVTISDPQKNVIRKWSTTKLYAGVFESDLQIAPTPMLGMWNISVKIDGEEIVTKTFEMKEYVLNSFDVDVMPSVIPLMEHEGLNLTITANYHFGKPVKGLAKVELYLDDDRLDQKKEFEMFGMGQVELRFVGEIDVHEVSEDVLVKTTFIEQFTNRTVVKQSYITVYKYKYGVQLIKDSPQFRPGLPFKCALQFRYHDGTPAKGITGNVEVSDIDYRTTATSDDGGVIKLELNPSDNIDVMNINFSDDDNGFFFGAVVEKVDVVTNAYLKLELKSPVKLNRMLRLTITCNERMTFFLYYVVTKGNIIDSGYMRPNKQNKYPLQLNATEKMIPKAKLIVATVASSVIVFDYVDIDFTDLPYVPYNDSLNVPQIESELMSGRQSAYYKNSHELLWEDIMPLYNEFYAIEDNDFDEFHREDAHSLTRRAGLLFQQHCDDQCRKM from the exons ATGTGGCAGTTCATAAGGTCACACATACTAACGGTGCTAATCTTCATTGGGGCTGCTCATGG AATACTGGTTGTGGGCCCCAAATCCATTCGGGCTAACCAGGATTATACGGTGGTGATCAGTAACTTTAACTTGAATATGAGCAAAGTGGACGTGATGCTACGAATCACTGGGCACAGCGATAATCGTACAAACATTCTGGACTTAACAAAGACAGTTGAA ATGCCTGTGGACTTATCAGCTGGGAATTATAAAATCGCCATCGACGGGCAGCGTGGCTTTAGCTTTCACAAGGAAGCCGAATTGGTACACCTTAGCAAAACCATAGCCGGTTTAATACAGATCGATAAGCCCGTGTACAAACCAGGCGATACGGTAAACTTTCGTGTGATTGTGCTGGACTCTGAGCTGAAGCCACCTGCACGGGTAAAATCAATCCATGTGACAATCAGTGATCCTCAAAAAAATGTGATCAGGAAGTGGTCGACGACCAAACTGTACGCCGGAGTGTTTGAGAGTGATCTTCAGATCGCGCCTACTCCAATGCTCGGAATGTGGAACATCTCGGTAAAGATAGACGGGGAAGAAATCGTAACAAAAACGTTCGAGATGAAGGAGTACGTGTTGAACTCGTTTGACGTGGACGTGATGCCTTCCGTCATTCCTCTGATGGAGCATGAGGGACTGAACCTTACGATAACAGCTAATTATCACTTTGGAAAACCGGTGAAAGGGCTGGCGAAGGTCGAACTGTATTTGGACGATGACAGGCTGGATCAAAAGAAAGAGTTCGAAATGTTCGGGATGGGACAGGTGGAATTAAGATTCGTGGGGGAAATCGATGTACATGAAGTTAGCGAAGATGTGCTTGTAAAAACGACATTCATCGAACAGTTCACAA atcGCACTGTCGTGAAACAATCTTACATCACAGTGTACAAGTATAAGTACGGTGTGCAATTGATTAAGGACAGTCCACAATTTCGGCCAGGACTTCCTTTTAAGTGTGCGCTTCAGTTCCGATACCATGATGGAACACCTGCTAAAGGTATCACCGGTAACGTGGAAGTGTCGGATATTGATTACAGAACAACTGCCACTAGTGACGATGGAGGTGTGATAAAACTGGAGCTCAATCCAAGTGACAATATAGACGTGATGAATATCAAC TTTTCTGACGATGACAACGGTTTCTTCTTTGGCGCCGTTGTGGAAAAAGTGGACGTCGTGACGAATGCGTACCTCAAATTGGAACTTAAGTCTCC TGTTAAATTGAACCGAATGTTGCGACTTACGATAACGTGCAACGAACGTATGACATTCTTCCTGTACTACGTAGTGACAAAGGGCAATATAATTGATTCCGGTTACATGAGACCAAACAAGCAGAACAAATATCCCTTACAGTTGAACGCCACCGAAAAGATGATACCGAAAGCGAAACTTATCGTAGCTACTGTAGCAAGTAGTGTAATTGTGTTCGATTATGTAGACATCGATTTCACAGATCTGCCATATGTT cCATATAATGATAGCTTGAACGTACCCCAAATCGAATCAGAACTCATGTCCGGACGTCAAAGTGCTTACTACAAGAACAGCCATGAACTGCTCTGGGAGGACATTATGCCACTGTATAATGAATTTTATGCTATCGAGGATAATGACTTTGACGAATTCCAT CGGGAGGACGCACATTCTCTTACGCGTCGTGCCGGGCTACTGTTCCAGCAGCACTGTGACGATCAGTGCCGCAAGATGTAG
- the LOC128718599 gene encoding thioester-containing protein 1 allele S3-like — protein sequence MWQFIRSHILTVLIFIGAAHGILVVGPKTIRANQDYTVVISNFNLNMSKVDVMLRITGHSDNRTNILDLTKTVEMPVDLSAGNYKIAIDGQRGFSFHKEAELVHLSKTIAGLIQIDKPVYKPGDTVNFRVIVLDSELKPPARVKSIHVTISDPQKNVIRKWSTAKLYTGVFESDLQIAPTPMLGMWNISVKIEGEEIVSKTFEVKEYVLSSFDVEVVPSVVPLEKDQSLTLQIEANYHFGKPVKGVAKFEVYLRNGFLDQKHQFEVNGKRQVELRFKNYFEVLADRQDVLVKTTFIEQTTNRTVVKQSHITVYKYKYGVQLIKDSPQFRPGLPFKCALQFRYHDGTPAKGITGNVEVSDIDYGTTATSDDGGLIKLELNPSDNIDEMNINFSDDDNGFFFGAVVEKVDVVTNAYLKLELKSPVKLNRMLRLTITCNERMTFFLYYVVTKGNIIDSGYMRPNKQNKYPLQLNATEKMIPKAKLIVATVASSVIVFDYVDIDFTDLPYVLYNDSLNVPQIESELMPGRQSAYYKNSHELLWEDIMPLYNEFYAIEDNDFDKFHREDAHSLTRRAGLLFQQHCDDQCRKM from the exons ATGTGGCAGTTCATAAGGTCACACATACTAACGGTGCTAATCTTCATTGGGGCTGCTCATGG AATACTGGTTGTGGGCCCCAAAACCATTCGGGCTAACCAGGATTATACGGTGGTGATCAGTAACTTTAACTTAAATATGAGCAAAGTGGACGTGATGCTACGAATCACTGGGCACAGCGATAATCGTACAAACATTCTGGACTTAACAAAGACAGTTGAA ATGCCTGTGGACTTATCAGCTGGGAATTATAAAATCGCCATCGACGGGCAGCGTGGCTTTAGCTTTCACAAGGAAGCCGAATTGGTACACCTTAGCAAAACCATAGCCGGTTTAATACAGATCGATAAGCCCGTGTACAAACCAGGCGATACGGTAAACTTTCGTGTGATTGTGCTGGACTCTGAGCTGAAGCCACCTGCACGGGTAAAATCAATCCATGTGACAATCAGTGATCCTCAAAAAAATGTGATCAGGAAGTGGTCGACAGCCAAACTGTACACCGGAGTGTTTGAGAGTGATCTTCAGATCGCGCCTACTCCAATGCTCGGAATGTGGAACATCTCGGTAAAGATAGAGGGGGAAGAAATCGTATCAAAAACGTTCGAGGTGAAGGAATATGTGTTGTCCTCGTTTGACGTAGAGGTAGTACCGTCTGTCGTTCCTCTGGAGAAGGATCAAAGTTTGACTCTGCAGATAGAGGCTAACTACCATTTTGGAAAACCGGTAAAGGGAGTTGCTAAGTTTGAGGTGTACTTGAGAAACGGTTTTCTGGACCAGAAGCATCAGTTTGAAGTGAATGGGAAGAGGCAAGTGGAGCTGCGTTTCAAAAATTACTTCGAAGTACTCGCAGATCGGCAAGACGTGCTTGTAAAGACGACATTTATCGAGCAGACTACAA ATCGCACTGTCGTGAAACAATCTCACATCACAGTGTACAAATATAAGTACGGTGTGCAATTGATTAAGGACAGTCCACAATTTCGGCCAGGACTTCCTTTTAAGTGTGCGCTTCAGTTCCGATACCATGATGGAACACCTGCTAAAGGTATCACCGGTAACGTGGAAGTGTCGGATATTGATTACGGAACAACTGCCACTAGTGACGATGGAGGTTTGATAAAACTGGAGCTCAATCCAAGTGACAATATAGACGAGATGAATATCAAC TTTTCTGACGATGACAACGGTTTCTTCTTTGGCGCCGTTGTGGAAAAAGTGGACGTCGTGACGAATGCGTACCTCAAATTGGAACTAAAGTCTCC TGTTAAATTGAACCGAATGTTGCGACTTACGATAACGTGCAACGAACGTATGACATTCTTCTTGTACTACGTAGTGACAAAGGGCAATATAATTGATTCCGGTTACATGAGACCAAACAAGCAGAACAAATATCCCTTACAGTTGAACGCCACCGAAAAGATGATACCGAAAGCGAAACTTATCGTAGCTACTGTAGCAAGTAGTGTAATTGTGTTCGATTATGTAGACATCGATTTCACAGATCTGCCATATGTT cTATATAATGATAGCTTGAACGTACCCCAAATCGAATCAGAACTCATGCCCGGACGTCAAAGTGCTTACTACAAGAACAGCCATGAACTGCTCTGGGAGGACATTATGCCACTGTATAATGAATTTTATGCTATCGAGGATaatgactttgacaaattccAT CGGGAGGACGCACATTCTCTTACGCGTCGTGCCGGGCTACTGTTCCAGCAGCACTGTGACGATCAGTGCCGCAAGATGTAG
- the LOC128718600 gene encoding thioester-containing protein 1 allele S3-like, whose product MWQFIRSHILTVLIFIGAAHGILVVGPKTIRANQDYTVVISNFNLNMSKVDVMLRITGHSDNRTNILDLTKTVEMPVDLSAGNYKIAIDGQRGFSFHKEAELVHLSKTIAGLIQIDKPVYKPGDTVNFRVIVLDSELKPPARVKSIHVTISDPQKNVIRKWSTAKLYTGVFESDLQIAPTPMLGMWNISVKIEGEEIVSKTFEVKEYVLSSFDVEVVPSVVPLEKDQSLTLQIEANYHFGKPVKGVAKFEVYLRNGFLDQKHQFEVNGKRQVELRFKNYFEVLADRQDVLVKTTFIEQTTNRTVVKQSHITVYKYKYGVQLIKDSPQFRPGLPFKCALQFRYHDGTPAKGITGNVEVSDIDYRTTATSDDGGVIKLELNPSDNIDVMNINFSDDDNGFFFGAVVEKVDVVTNAYLKLELKSPVKLNRMLRLTITCNERMTFFLYYVVTKGNIIDSGYMRPNKQNKYPLQLNATEKMIPKAKLIVATVASSVIVFDYVDIDFTDLPYVPYNDSLNVPQIESELMSGRQSAYYKNSHELLWEDIMPLYNEFYAIEDNDFDKFHREDAHSLTRRAGLLFQQHCDDQCRKM is encoded by the exons ATGTGGCAGTTCATAAGGTCACACATACTAACGGTGCTAATCTTCATTGGGGCTGCTCATGG AATACTGGTTGTGGGCCCCAAAACCATTCGGGCTAACCAGGATTATACGGTGGTGATCAGTAACTTTAACTTAAATATGAGCAAAGTGGACGTGATGCTACGAATCACTGGGCACAGCGATAATCGTACAAACATTCTGGACTTAACAAAGACAGTTGAA ATGCCTGTGGACTTATCAGCTGGGAATTATAAAATCGCCATCGACGGGCAGCGTGGCTTTAGCTTTCACAAGGAAGCCGAATTGGTACACCTTAGCAAAACCATAGCCGGTTTAATACAGATCGATAAGCCCGTGTACAAACCAGGCGATACGGTAAACTTTCGTGTGATTGTGCTGGACTCTGAGCTGAAGCCACCTGCACGGGTAAAATCAATCCATGTGACAATCAGTGATCCTCAAAAAAATGTGATCAGGAAGTGGTCGACAGCCAAACTGTACACCGGAGTGTTTGAGAGTGATCTTCAGATCGCGCCTACTCCAATGCTCGGAATGTGGAACATCTCGGTAAAGATAGAGGGGGAAGAAATCGTATCAAAAACGTTCGAGGTGAAGGAATATGTGTTGTCCTCGTTTGACGTAGAGGTAGTACCGTCTGTCGTTCCTCTGGAGAAGGATCAAAGTTTGACTCTGCAGATAGAGGCTAACTACCATTTTGGAAAACCGGTAAAGGGAGTTGCTAAGTTTGAGGTGTACTTGAGAAACGGTTTTCTGGACCAGAAGCATCAGTTTGAAGTGAATGGGAAGAGGCAAGTGGAGCTGCGTTTCAAAAATTACTTCGAAGTACTCGCAGATCGGCAAGACGTGCTTGTAAAGACGACATTTATCGAGCAGACTACAA ATCGCACTGTCGTGAAACAATCTCACATCACAGTGTACAAGTATAAGTACGGTGTGCAATTGATTAAGGACAGTCCACAATTTCGGCCAGGACTTCCTTTTAAGTGTGCGCTTCAGTTCCGATACCATGATGGAACACCTGCTAAAGGTATCACCGGTAACGTGGAAGTGTCGGATATTGATTACAGAACAACTGCCACTAGTGACGATGGAGGTGTGATAAAACTGGAGCTCAATCCAAGTGACAATATAGACGTGATGAATATCAAC TTTTCTGACGATGACAACGGTTTCTTCTTTGGCGCCGTTGTGGAAAAAGTGGACGTCGTGACGAATGCGTACCTCAAATTGGAACTTAAGTCTCC TGTTAAATTGAACCGAATGTTGCGACTTACGATAACGTGCAACGAACGTATGACATTCTTCCTGTACTACGTAGTGACAAAGGGCAATATAATTGATTCCGGTTACATGAGACCAAACAAGCAGAACAAATATCCCTTACAGTTGAACGCCACCGAAAAGATGATACCGAAAGCGAAACTTATCGTAGCTACTGTAGCAAGTAGTGTAATTGTGTTCGATTATGTAGACATCGATTTCACAGATCTGCCATATGTT cCATATAATGATAGCTTGAACGTACCCCAAATCGAATCAGAACTCATGTCCGGACGTCAAAGTGCTTACTACAAGAACAGCCATGAACTGCTCTGGGAGGACATTATGCCACTGTATAATGAATTTTATGCTATCGAGGATaatgactttgacaaattccAT CGGGAGGACGCACATTCTCTTACGCGTCGTGCCGGGCTACTGTTCCAGCAGCACTGTGACGATCAGTGCCGCAAGATGTAG